From a single Capsicum annuum cultivar UCD-10X-F1 chromosome 12, UCD10Xv1.1, whole genome shotgun sequence genomic region:
- the LOC124889718 gene encoding uncharacterized protein LOC124889718, which yields MAGPPKKVDIFVELGKEELVAFQALAQAVTVQANQAATPQQQEGDLAAARICDVMRMSSPEFYGLKAGENPQLYLEKIRKITQYEKVVSGLVMKEYRTAMLNKEMDLSRLIIYAQQIEEDKIRERDRARGNKRAGSEQSERPQQSVSNKPNFPPYAKCGRTHSGEYLAEQRGFFGCGKIGQRLRE from the exons atggcg GGGCcaccgaagaaggtggacatattcgtggAGCTTGGCAAGGAGGAGCT GGTAGCCTtccaggcactggcccaagctgtcacTGTCCAGGCCAATCAGGCCGCAACTCCTCAGCAGCAAGAAGGTGACTTAGCTGCTGCCAGAATTTGTGACGTTATGCGGATGAGTTCTCCAGAGTTTTATGGGTTAAAGGCAGGGGAAAACCCACAGTTATATCTTGAGAAGATAAGGAAGATCACACAG TATGAGAAAGTTGTGTCGGGCTTAGTAATGAAAGAATACCGTACTGCTATGTTGAACAAGGAGATGGATTTATCTAGGCTGATAATCTATGCGCAGCAAATAGAGGAggataagataagggaaagagatagagCAAGAGGTAACAAGAGAGCCGGGTCTGAACAGAGCGAGAG GCCTCAGCAGAGTGTGAGCAACAAGCCCAACTTCCCTCCTTATGCCAAGTGTGGTAGGACTCATTCGGGTGAGTATTTAGCTGAACAGCGTGGTTTTTTCGGTTGTGGTAAGATAGGCCAAAGGCTTAGAGAGTGA